Proteins co-encoded in one Sparus aurata chromosome 18, fSpaAur1.1, whole genome shotgun sequence genomic window:
- the neil3 gene encoding endonuclease 8-like 3: MVEGPGCTLNGEKIRAKVQKGQKVKEIRGSLITTKKSSSEGNVFHSLSGCPYTGVETLGKELFMYFGARALRVHFGMNGSMRINPAERKDRTGSTPVLQIHLTNDIVCFFDSTVEIRLTEDCEQRVRASESLDVCSPKFSFSRSEEAVRSQRSRMLCDVLLDQAVMPGVGNIIKNEALFDSGLHPAVKVQQLTDKQIYHLVKMTRDFTLLFYKCRKSGSPLYKHYKVYKRPQCGQCFHVITVCRLGDNGRMTYFCECCQKGDPSGVDISKLPVRNSLIGWAYKEKTNDNVAKKEEEDWACQLCTLINQPTAKACDACLTPRPEVHKDDISAEASPFTTDLIKYPCTAFKKPQEELKVNWRSAFGTSTLVFSDLSKKPKPVNSPLSPADSHLNSLAAEQGLYKYSVCQGTTSPNYASGGWQRQSAELSNRESLASYSHPQKKMRIDHSPFPSNNAQNGTPNSRASKMDVTSRSSFISSSPSAPCCASHRRPAVLRVVHKDGGNKGRQFYSCSLPRETKCDFFEWADLNFPFCHHGKRCLMRTVLKLGPNNGRNFYTCSFQKGKQCDFFQWADNGPGVSILPGC, encoded by the exons ATGGTCGAAGGTCCGGGATGCACTTTGAACGGAGAGAAAATCCGCGCAAAAGTCCAGAAAGGGCAGAAAGTGAAGGAGATCAGGGGAAGTTTGATAACTACGAAG aaaAGCAGCTCGGAGGGAAATGTCTTCCACAGCCTCAGTGGTTGTCCGTACACCGGGGTCGAAACTCTTGGGAAGGAGCTCTTCATGTACTTTGGTGCGAGAGCGTTGAG AGTGCACTTCGGTATGAATGGATCAATGCGTATAAACCCTGCTGAGAGGAAGGATAGGACCGGCTCCACACCGGTGCTGCAAATACACCTGACTAACGACATTGTGTGCTTCTTTGACAGCACAGTGGAAATAAG GTTGACAGAGGACTGTGAGCAAAGGGTGAGGGCTAGTGAGAGTCTGGATGTATGCTCCCCCAAGTTCAGCTTCTCCCGCTCTGAGGAGGCAGTGAGGAGCCAGAGGAGCAGGATGCTCTGTGACGTTCTCCTAGACCAGGCCGTCATGCCGGGTGTCGGCAACATCATTAAAAACGAAGCCCTGTTCGACTCGGGCCTCCACCCAGCCGTGAAG GTTCAGCAGCTGACGGACAAGCAGATATACCACTTAGTGAAGATGACGCGGGATTTCACTCTCCTGTTTTACAAG TGTCGCAAATCTGGCTCTCCTCTCTACAAACATTACAAAGTCTACAAGCGTCCCCAGTGCGGCCAGTGCTTTCATGTCATCACAGTCTGTCGTCTTGGAGACAACGGCAGGATGACTTACTTCTGCGAGTGCTGTCAGAAGGGAGATCCCAGCGGGGTTGACATCAG TAAGCTCCCAGTCAGAAACAGCCTGATTGGCTGGGCCTACAAAGAGAAAACCAATGATAACGTGGctaagaaggaggaagaagactgGGCCTGTCAGCTCTGCACACTCATCAACCAGCCAACAGCAAAAGCCTGTGATGCTTGCCTCACTCCAAGACCTGAGG TCCACAAAGACGACATCAGCGCTGAAGCATCACCCTTCACCACTGATTTGATTAAATACCCCTGCACCGCTTTCAAGAAGCCACAAGAGGAGCTCAAAGTCAACTGGAGGTCTGCGTTCGGGACTTCCACCCTTGTTTTCTCCGACTTGAGCAAGAAGCCAAAGCCTGTAAACTCCCCGCTCTCCCCAGCCGACAGTCATTTGAATTCCTTGGCGGCAGAGCAAGGTTTATATAAATACAGCGTCTGCCAAGGGACAACAAGCCCCAATTATGCCTCTGGTGGCTGGCAGAGGCAAAGTGCCGAGCTCTCCAATAGGGAATCACTGGCCTCCTACAGTCACccacaaaagaaaatgagaattGATCACAGTCCCTTTCCCAGTAACAATGCTCAAAATGGAACCCCCAACTCACG TGCGAGCAAAATGGATGTGACAAGCCGCAGCTCCTTCATTTCTTCCAGTCCCAGTGCTCCATGTTGTGCATCCCATCGTCGTCCAGCAGTCCTCAGAGTGGTCCACAAGGACGGGGGGAATAAGGGACGACAGTTTTACTCCTGCTCTCTACCCAGAGAGACCAAGTGCGACTTCTTTGAG TGGGCAGACTTGAATTTCCCCTTTTGTCACCATGGGAAACGCTGTTTAATGAGGACGGTGCTGAAACTTGGTCCTAACAATGGCCGGAATTTCTACACCTGCAGCTTTCAAAAGGGTAAACAGTGTGACTTTTTCCAGTGGGCAGATAATGGACCAGGGGTGTCCATCCTCCCTGgttgttaa